In Triticum urartu cultivar G1812 chromosome 6, Tu2.1, whole genome shotgun sequence, the following proteins share a genomic window:
- the LOC125516166 gene encoding protein MEI2-like 7 has translation MAATGLNAYARPYSRRSARAHHAPPKPHPFMTPEHHGAAGYRPPCPLAANHSRAAFTERHYPGPLPPRPFFREHVAGPRPHHGRPRGPMLDPEKLYARAVHSFNHKHKARAAAAGKGKGGGPATRALLPAAPPCGPRGQRGRGRSEVYVPAARGGGRERSPSPALTRWRAWPVPPPAWAWHGRSRTTVMIRNIPNKLTRPSMMKLLDDHCARVNRRRGPAAYDFLYLPMDFRQRCSNKGYAFVNFTTAEAARGLHYALHGRGWHRSLGSAKIINIAAAYMQGRHRLVRHFSRSTFACHTDEYLPAVFSPPRDGTADPPPAEPRHLGRRVPPRVPAVQPAQQLVWVRRGEAIASQLATPSMVA, from the exons ATGGCAGCGACGGGGCTCAACGCGTACGCGCGGCCATACAGCCGCCGCTCCGCCCGCGCCCACCACGCCCCGCCAAAGCCCCACCCTTTCATGACGCCGGAGCACCACGGCGCCGCCGGCTACCGGCCGCCTTGCCCCCTCGCCGCCAACCACTCCCGCGCCGCCTTCACCGAGCGCCACTACCCCGGCCCCCTCCCGCCGCGGCCTTTCTTCCGCGAGCACGTCGCCGGGCCGCGTCCTCACCACGGCCGTCCGCGCGGGCCCATGCTCGACCCCGAGAAGCTGTACGCGCGGGCGGTGCACAGCTTCAACCACAAGCACAAGGCGCGAGCGGCCGCGGCCGGGAAGGGCAAGGGAGGAGGACCCGCGACTCGCGCTCTCCTGCCGGCGGCACCGCCGTGCGGGCCGCGGGGGCAGCGGGGCAGGGGCAGGAGCGAGGTGTACGTGCCGGCCGCGCGCGGCGGAGGGCGGGAGAGGTCGCCGTCGCCGGCGCTGACGAGGTGGAGGGCGTGGCCGGTGCCCCCGCCGGCCTGGGCCTGGCACGGCCGCAGCCGCACCACCGTCATGATCCGCAACATCCCCAACAAGCTCAC CCGCCCCTCGATGATGAAGCTGCTGGACGACCACTGCGCCCGCGTGAACAGGCGGCGCGGCCCCGCCGCGTACGATTTCCTCTACCTGCCCATGGACTTCAG GCAGCGGTGCAGCAACAAGGGGTACGCCTTCGTCAACTTCACGACGGCCGAGGCGGCGCGCGGGCTGCACTACGCCCTGCACGGCCGCGGCTGGCACCGCTCGCTCGGCAGCGCCAAGATCATCAACATCGCCGCCGCCTACATGCAG GGCCGGCACAGGCTGGTGAGGCACTTCAGCCGCTCCACCTTCGCGTGCCACACCGACGAGTACCTCCCGGCCGTCTTCTCGCCGCCGCgcgacggcaccgccgacccgCCCCCGGCCGAGCCCAGGCACCTCGGCCGACGTGTTCCCCCGCGCGTCCCCGCCGTCCAGCCGGCGCAGCAGCTGGTGTGGGTGCGTCGAGGCGAGGCTATAGCTAGCCAGCTAGCCACTCCAAGCATGGTCGCCTGA